A stretch of the Aegilops tauschii subsp. strangulata cultivar AL8/78 chromosome 4, Aet v6.0, whole genome shotgun sequence genome encodes the following:
- the LOC109757821 gene encoding root phototropism protein 2, with amino-acid sequence MLACNAENQDAIQSNQIPEPRTHARTYHGHADQTPAMQKWSPPPSQENTWTENFNGISIYPVVIGMLPPGAELELHERTPSSSSRHARLTGALLSMQASSRSSSMERTSQWLSSQDVQTDLVVRVAGAAFPLHKAVMVPKCGYIRKAVAVATRPDPAATVEIELDGLPGGADAFEKAARYCYGANFEISARNAAALLCAAAFLDMQPADGGLARRVEEFLAQAGLRTLPNAIAVLRSCEGPLLTAAEELGVARRAADAVALRICNEVLFPTRSPPEWWASELAALSPVSFHRVFTALRCRRAGPEVLVAAATAYAELLLADGKASDHRALLESVVAVLPSADDAPLPAAFLCRLLHDAVTTEASAKTCRDLELRLAAVLDQATAGDLLAFAFDGAGERVINTESLRRVIAAFVERESGAGRNRRASLSGAAALGAGALQKVAKMVDEVAAEIATDESLPISKFVGVAGAVPKDARATHDCLYRAVDIYLKAHPELDEIEREKVCSVMDTLKLSYTARLHASQNKRLPLQAVLSALYYDQLKLRSAGVGHDDEDNDARSEAGSARMQAKADAALARENEALRSELARMRAHMSSGMQQSKGSGSRTAATAAVAGKKASFFGSMSRTLSRLNPFRAGGGWSKDTSSIRESRGGAMNVVKPKRRRSSIS; translated from the exons ATGCTCGCATGCAATGCCGAGAACCAAGACGCCATCCAATCCAATCAAATTCCCGAACCCCGAACACATGCACGTACCTATCATGGACACGCTGACCAAACACCAGCCATGCAAAAATGGAGCCCTCCGCCATCACAAGAAAATACTTGGACAGAGAATTTTAATGGAATCTCTATATATCCCGTGGTGATCGGAATGCTGCCTCCCGGGGCAGAGCTCGAGTTGCACGAACGCACGCCTTCTTCTAGCTCTAGACACGCGCGCCTCACCGGTGCTTTGCTGTCCATGCAAGCTTCTTCCAGATCCAGCTCCATGGAGAGGACCAGCCAGTG GTTGTCGTCGCAGGACGTACAAACGGACCTCGTCGTCCGGGTCGCCGGCGCCGCCTTCCCTCTTCATAAG GCGGTGATGGTGCCCAAGTGTGGCTACATCCGCAAGGCCGTCGCCGTGGCCACGCGCCCCGACCCCGCGGCGACCGTCGAGATCGAGCTCGACGGCCTACCGGGCGGCGCCGACGCCTTCGAGAAGGCCGCGCGTTACTGCTACGGCGCCAACTTCGAGATATCCGCACGCAACGCTGCTGCGCTCCTCTGCGCCGCCGCGTTCCTCGACATGCAGCCGGCCGACGGCGGCCTCGCGCGCCGCGTGGAGGAGTTCCTCGCGCAGGCGGGTCTCCGGACGCTGCCCAACGCGATCGCCGTGCTGCGGTCCTGTGAGGGCCCGCTCCTCACGGCCGCCGAGGAGCTCGGTGTCGCCCGGCGCGCGGCCGACGCCGTGGCCCTGCGGATCTGCAACGAGGTGCTTttcccgacgcggtcgccgccggaGTGGTGGGCGTCGGAGCTCGCAGCTCTCTCGCCAGTGTCGTTCCACAGGGTCTTTACGGCGCTGCGCTGCCGACGCGCCGGTCCTGAGGTGCTCGTCGCCGCGGCCACCGCCTACGCGGAACTCCTACTGGCCGACGGCAAAGCTTCCGACCACCGCGCCCTCCTCGAGTCTGTTGTCGCCGTGCTCCCTTCAGCGGACGACGCGCCCCTTCCCGCAGCGTTCCTCTGCCGCCTCCTGCACGACGCCGTCACCACCGAGGCCTCGGCCAAGACGTGCCGCGACCTGGAGCTCCGCCTCGCGGCCGTGCTCGACCAGGCCACCGCGGGCGACCTGCTCGCCTTCGCGTTCGATGGCGCTGGTGAGCGCGTCATTAACACCGAATCGCTCCGGCGTGTCATCGCCGCGTTTGTGGAGCGCgagtccggcgccgggcggaacAGGAGGGCGTCGCTGTCCGGAGCGGCGGCGCTGGGCGCAGGGGCGCTGCAGAAGGTGGCCAAGATGGTGGACGAAGTGGCGGCGGAGATCGCGACGGACGAGTCCCTACCGATATCCAAGTTCGTGGGCGTCGCCGGCGCTGTGCCCAAGGACGCCCGCGCCACCCACGACTGCCTCTACCGCGCCGTGGACATCTACCTCAAGGCGCACCCGGAGCTGGACGAGATCGAGCGGGAGAAGGTGTGCAGCGTCATGGACACCCTGAAGCTCTCCTACACggcgcgcctccacgcctcccagAACAAGCGCCTGCCGCTCCAGGCCGTGCTCAGCGCACTCTACTACGACCAGCTGAAGCTCCGCAGCGCCGGCGTCGGCCACGACGATGAGGATAACGATGCGCGGTCGGAGGCCGGGTCGGCGCGCATGCAGGCAAAGGCGGACGCGGCGCTGGCGCGGGAGAACGAGGCACTGCGGTCGGAGCTGGCCCGGATGCGGGCGCACATGTCGTCCGGCATGCAGCAGAGCAAGGGGAGCGGCTCGAGGacagcggcgacggcggcggtggcggggaaGAAAGCGAGCTTCTTCGGGTCGATGTCGCGCACGCTGAGCCGGCTGAACCCGTTCAGGGCCGGCGGCGGGTGGTCCAAGGACACGTCGAGCATCCGTGAGAGTAGGGGCGGCGCCATGAATGTGGTCAAGCCCAAGAGGAGGAGGTCCTCCATAAGCTAA